A genomic stretch from Diachasmimorpha longicaudata isolate KC_UGA_2023 chromosome 2, iyDiaLong2, whole genome shotgun sequence includes:
- the LOC135172716 gene encoding voltage-dependent calcium channel gamma-1 subunit isoform X1, producing the protein MASRMKALYNQIIFERRVLLGCTLLVGLSVSIWVIAICTDHWYSVEYPHNDTADVQKYRNQGLWRSCETGFNHETLGYYYNCSYRDMFPNAHTVNLDDLDETVLSYARTQVSFAIICLIIMIMGFSFSIYTFRNPRYMFKRLAGGIHFISGACGMVVIQVVLSSIEHEMKNLPEKFPNGAKMHYGYSLVLAWFVCMGNLIAGCAFLLFSRKRKRDKAPNEEIAMADEPTIIGR; encoded by the exons attataTTCGAAAGACGAGTACTTCTGGGATGTACTCTACTCGTAGGCCTGTCTGTGTCTATATGGGTAATAGCTATTTGTACTGACCATTGGTACAGTGTGGAATACCCCCACAATGACACGGCCGACGTACAAAAATATCGGAACCAGGGGTTGTGGCGGTCCTGCGAAACCGGATTTAATCACGAAACATTAGGTTATTATT ATAATTGCAGTTATCGGGACATGTTTCCAAATGCACACACGGTAAATCTGGATGATTTGGATGAGACTGTGCTta GCTATGCAAGAACGCAGGTCTCATTCGCTATCATCTGCCTGATAATTATGATCATgggtttttcattctcaatttACACTTTTCGAAATCCTAGATATATGTTCAAGAGATTGGCCGGTggaattcattttattagtg GTGCTTGTGGAATGGTCGTCATTCAAGTAGTGCTGTCATCAATTGAACACGAGATGAAAAACCTCcccgaaaaatttccaaacggTGCTAAAATGCACTACGGTTATTCCCTCGTTCTTGCCTGGTTTGTCTGCATGGGAAATTTGATAGCCGGATGTGCCTTCCTCTTATTCTCCAGAAAACGTAAGCGTGATAAAGCACCCAACGAGGAAATAGCGATGGCGGATGAACCGACGATAATCggtcgttga
- the LOC135172716 gene encoding epithelial membrane protein 1 isoform X2, which translates to MASRMKALYNQIIFERRVLLGCTLLVGLSVSIWVIAICTDHWYSVEYPHNDTADVQKYRNQGLWRSCETGFNHETLDNCSYRDMFPNAHTVNLDDLDETVLSYARTQVSFAIICLIIMIMGFSFSIYTFRNPRYMFKRLAGGIHFISGACGMVVIQVVLSSIEHEMKNLPEKFPNGAKMHYGYSLVLAWFVCMGNLIAGCAFLLFSRKRKRDKAPNEEIAMADEPTIIGR; encoded by the exons attataTTCGAAAGACGAGTACTTCTGGGATGTACTCTACTCGTAGGCCTGTCTGTGTCTATATGGGTAATAGCTATTTGTACTGACCATTGGTACAGTGTGGAATACCCCCACAATGACACGGCCGACGTACAAAAATATCGGAACCAGGGGTTGTGGCGGTCCTGCGAAACCGGATTTAATCACGAAACATTAG ATAATTGCAGTTATCGGGACATGTTTCCAAATGCACACACGGTAAATCTGGATGATTTGGATGAGACTGTGCTta GCTATGCAAGAACGCAGGTCTCATTCGCTATCATCTGCCTGATAATTATGATCATgggtttttcattctcaatttACACTTTTCGAAATCCTAGATATATGTTCAAGAGATTGGCCGGTggaattcattttattagtg GTGCTTGTGGAATGGTCGTCATTCAAGTAGTGCTGTCATCAATTGAACACGAGATGAAAAACCTCcccgaaaaatttccaaacggTGCTAAAATGCACTACGGTTATTCCCTCGTTCTTGCCTGGTTTGTCTGCATGGGAAATTTGATAGCCGGATGTGCCTTCCTCTTATTCTCCAGAAAACGTAAGCGTGATAAAGCACCCAACGAGGAAATAGCGATGGCGGATGAACCGACGATAATCggtcgttga